From a single Paraburkholderia edwinii genomic region:
- a CDS encoding SMP-30/gluconolactonase/LRE family protein — MSTIATMRAERVTAAGDLPDLVGESPVWHAGEGALYWVDIARRKILRLHPDSGARAAWELPERVACIAFGESGGLLAGMESGLFSVTLSAPAPSDEIGSAQVRRLAAPAFALPDMRFNDGRCDRQGRFWSGTMYMDMAKGRPVGALYRFDKAGRLSEPVVDNLIVQNGLAWSPDGRTMYLSDSHSSRRIVWAFDYDTQTGEPHNRRVFADLHQYVGRPDGAAMDVDGGYWICANDAGRVLRFTPEGKLDRQIELPAVKPAMCAFGGAGRDTLFITTIRPDAGASEYDGHVFAVRPGVRGCVEVGYGGSL, encoded by the coding sequence ATGAGCACGATCGCGACTATGCGCGCGGAGCGCGTGACGGCCGCCGGCGATCTGCCGGATCTCGTCGGCGAAAGCCCGGTTTGGCATGCGGGCGAGGGCGCGCTTTACTGGGTCGACATCGCGCGCCGGAAGATTCTGCGTCTACATCCCGACAGCGGCGCGCGTGCCGCATGGGAATTGCCGGAGCGGGTTGCGTGCATTGCGTTTGGTGAGTCGGGCGGATTACTGGCCGGTATGGAAAGCGGGCTTTTCTCGGTGACGCTGTCGGCGCCCGCGCCATCCGATGAGATCGGTAGTGCGCAGGTGCGCCGACTCGCGGCGCCCGCATTCGCCTTGCCCGACATGCGCTTCAACGATGGCCGTTGCGATCGTCAGGGACGTTTCTGGTCAGGCACGATGTATATGGATATGGCCAAAGGGCGTCCGGTCGGTGCGCTGTACCGGTTCGACAAGGCGGGTCGGTTGTCCGAGCCTGTAGTCGACAACCTGATCGTGCAGAACGGTCTCGCGTGGTCGCCCGATGGGCGCACGATGTATCTGTCCGATTCGCATTCGTCGCGGCGCATCGTCTGGGCCTTCGACTACGACACGCAAACCGGCGAGCCACATAACCGTCGCGTATTCGCCGATCTGCATCAGTACGTGGGGCGCCCGGACGGCGCGGCCATGGATGTCGACGGCGGCTACTGGATTTGCGCCAACGACGCCGGCCGCGTGCTGCGCTTCACGCCCGAAGGCAAGCTCGATCGCCAGATCGAACTGCCCGCGGTTAAACCTGCGATGTGCGCATTCGGCGGGGCGGGCCGCGATACGCTGTTTATCACGACGATTCGTCCTGATGCGGGCGCGAGTGAATACGATGGGCATGTGTTTGCGGTGCGGCCGGGGGTGAGGGGGTGTGTTGAGGTGGGGTATGGGGGCTCGCTTTAA